A stretch of DNA from Desulfobulbaceae bacterium DB1:
ATCCCTTTCTCCATCCGGCAACCATTCGCTCCTTTACCTTTTACCAAACTTGTGGTTATATCTGATAAAAATGAGTGGAATCCTCTCCGGGGCAATCCGCTCTTACTAAAAAACTCAGGCGCACATTGCGCCCTGTTTTTTTGTTTACCGCGAAACCAATCATCCAGGAGGCTTTCATTGAAGTATTTTTACAAGAACCTTTCCATCTGGCTTATTGTGGGGATTATCGGCATCGTGATTATCAATGTTGTCAAGCAACAGCCCGATAACGTCAATCACGTCACCTACACGGACTTCCTGAAAAAGGTGGACAAAGGCCTTATCAGTGACATCAGGCTTGAAGGGAACACCATCTCCTGGACCGATTCCAATGGGGAGATGTTCAAAAGCGTTTCTCCGGATAACCCTGAAACCATCAAACCGCTGCTTAAACCAGGTATCAACATCGAGGTGCAGGAATCAAAAAAGCCCCACTGGTTTTTCCAGACCTTCCTTTCCTGGGTTCCCTTCCTGCTCATTATCGTTCTCTGGTTTTTCTTCATGCAGCAAGGCGGCAATAAAGGCGGCGGCAACAAGGCGATGGCTTTCGGCAAGAGCAAGGCCCGTCTCATAGACGGTCAGGAGTCAAAAATCAAATTCAAGGATGTTGCCGGGGTCGACGAAGCCAAGGAAGAGCTCGTGGAGATTGTCGATTTCCTCAAAAGTCCCCATAAATTTACCGAGGCCGGCGCGCGCATTCCAACCGGCGTCCTTCTTTATGGAGAACCGGGTACGGGAAAAACCTTGCTGGCCAAGGCGATTGCCGGGGAAGCAGGTGTCCCATTTTTTTCCATCAGCGGTTCGAACTTTGTTGAAATGTATGTTGGTATCGGCGCTTCCCGGGTCAGGGATTTATTTAATGAAGGGAAGAAAAAAGCGCCTTGCATTATTTTCATCGATGAAATCGACGCCGTCGGCCGACACCGGAGCGCAGGCGGCGGGGGTGGCAATGACGAACGCGAACAGACCTTGAATCAGCTTCTTGTCGAAATGGATGGTTTTGAACCGAACGATGCGGTAATCATCATCGCCGCCACCAACCGGCAGGATATTCTCGACCCCGCCCTTCTCCGGCCGGGACGTTTTGATCGTCAAGTCATGGTCCCGGTTCCCGACGTGGGCGGCCGCGAACAGATACTGCGGGTTCATGCCCAGAAAATCAAGGCGGACGCGGATGTTGACTGGAAGCTTGTGGCCAAAAGCACTCCCGGCTTCTCCGGCGCGGAGCTTGCCAATATGATTAATGAGGCAGCCCTCATGGTGGCAAGGAAAGACGACGGCAGCAAGGTGACCATGGAGGTCATTGAAAAGGCCAAGGACAAGGTCATGATGGGCGCGGAAAGAAGAAGCCTGATTATCACGGAAAAGGAGAAGAAAATCACGGCGGTGCATGAAGCCGGTCACGCCCTGGTCGCCTGGATGCTTCCAGGAGCCGATCCGGTGCACAAGGTCACCATCATTCCCCGGGGGAAAGCCCTGGGACTCACCATGCAGCTTCCGGAGGAAGAAAAACTGTCTCATTCCAAATCATATCTCTTCACCACCCTCTGCATCCTGCTGGGCGGCCGCATTGCCGAAGAAATCGAGTTCGGTGACATCACAACCGGGGCGGGCAACGATATTGATCGCGTCTCCGATCTGGCCCGGAAAATGGTATGCGAATGGGGGATGAGCGAGGAAATCGGAACAATTACCTTCAAGGCGTCCAGTCCTGCCGCGGGTCAGCCGGGACCCATTATCAGCGAGACAACCGCTGTCAAAATCGACAGCGCCGTCAAGTCGCTGATCGCCTCGGCCTATGACAAGGCAAAGGAGATTCTGACCGAACACAAGAATGTTCTCGATGCACTCTCCCAGGCACTTCTTGACCATGAAACAATCAACACCGCAGATATCAGACAAATTGTCGAGAAAAACAGCTAAACGGCTCTTGACGTCTTCCTTCTTCATGTGCTAAAAGGGTATCCACGGAAAGCACAGGGCCGTTAGCTCAATCGGTAGAGCATCTGACTCTTAATCAGCAGGTCCCCGGTTCGATCCCGGGACGGCCCACCAAGCAAATTCAAGCACTTATCTCTTTACGAGGTAGGTGCTTTTTTTGTTGTTTTTTCTTTTTGTCCCCACTCTGTCCCCACTTTTTTTCTTCACGGCACAAAAAAAGCGGCACCCACTCCAAGGTGGACACCGCTTGAAAACAACCGTCAATTTTCAGCAAATCAAGCCGGGCAGCAATCAGGCAGACAATTCACCTTTAAAAAACCCAGGCAAACCGCCCAAGGTGGGCACTGCTTGCTGTAAA
This window harbors:
- a CDS encoding cell division protein FtsH encodes the protein MKYFYKNLSIWLIVGIIGIVIINVVKQQPDNVNHVTYTDFLKKVDKGLISDIRLEGNTISWTDSNGEMFKSVSPDNPETIKPLLKPGINIEVQESKKPHWFFQTFLSWVPFLLIIVLWFFFMQQGGNKGGGNKAMAFGKSKARLIDGQESKIKFKDVAGVDEAKEELVEIVDFLKSPHKFTEAGARIPTGVLLYGEPGTGKTLLAKAIAGEAGVPFFSISGSNFVEMYVGIGASRVRDLFNEGKKKAPCIIFIDEIDAVGRHRSAGGGGGNDEREQTLNQLLVEMDGFEPNDAVIIIAATNRQDILDPALLRPGRFDRQVMVPVPDVGGREQILRVHAQKIKADADVDWKLVAKSTPGFSGAELANMINEAALMVARKDDGSKVTMEVIEKAKDKVMMGAERRSLIITEKEKKITAVHEAGHALVAWMLPGADPVHKVTIIPRGKALGLTMQLPEEEKLSHSKSYLFTTLCILLGGRIAEEIEFGDITTGAGNDIDRVSDLARKMVCEWGMSEEIGTITFKASSPAAGQPGPIISETTAVKIDSAVKSLIASAYDKAKEILTEHKNVLDALSQALLDHETINTADIRQIVEKNS